The Manihot esculenta cultivar AM560-2 chromosome 17, M.esculenta_v8, whole genome shotgun sequence genome contains the following window.
cctaaactcggagatccaagcaaatgagctcctgagttcccaaagctccaaaacttgtcttaaatgctcaaaacttgcaatgagaggtgaaaactcaagaaaaatggaggagatttgaagaaagaacacaagatctggggagagggaggtcggaagctagctatggccgaaaatgggagaaagctcgcccatttcggctaagtgacccttttatagtggctggccaggccacgttcgggggccgaaagtgcttccgcatgcatgccatgttcggcggccgaacttgggtttcggcggccgaacctggacttccctcactcatgctttcgggggcctaacgtgcctccaaaacgcatgcatgttcggcggccaaacttaactttcggcggccgaacctgggttttcctctaaagacttttcatgcaaaaactcattaaatcttcaaacttaaaaccatgaaataccttaaaacattttatgaaaacatgtttctaccctactagaggcttccgacatccgagattccaccggacggtaggaattccgataccggagtctagccgggtattacataaacatgcacttttcgacgtcatattttttctttataggGGTTAGTTGGAGAAGGCAAATTTGGTGCACTAGGTTTAATCTAAAGAAATCGTTATAACCTTGAGGGACCTTTTCCCATAAGAGGTCAATATTCCAGTCGATCCTTGAGCTCTCTTTTAACTCGACAACAATAAAATTTCCATCCAATCTTTTATTGAATCCTAATATCCAGCAAATATGGACAATCCAGCCGGGGACCAAAGTAATTGAACCCATTAGTAGATCTAACGAGATGAAAAAAAGTGCAAAACAACTCAATAGAAGGGATAAAACCCCAATACAGGTAAACAGACTTGAAACAGCGCATGAACATAATAGAATTGAGGGACAACATCCGAGGAGTCACTCTAAAATGATAGAAAACCTttataaagaaaggggtaaaaagGAAGGTCGGCCAGAAGTCGCGCTGTTTAACGAAAAAAACTAGGTTAGGCCCTTGTTGGACGTTTATCAGACTCACCAGTGTTGGGTAGGAGAGAACAATCCGCTTATTAGGCAAAGGAGCCCTAATTCTAAAGATGGTGGTGTCATAATAGTCACGAGAAAAATAGTaagagaaagaggaaagagTGACAGAGGACACCAGACCCACTACATCGGAAATTCtagtagaaaccataaaaggaGTATGACATACCTCAGATTGGAAAGGTAGGAATTATAGAGAAAGGAAAGGGCAAGATAGCAGAAACAGCGCAAGAGGCAAAGCAGCAAGTGAAAGCAAGAGTATAAATTTAAGTGAAAGCAAGAGCATAAATTTGAAATGGATAAAGACGTAGAAGAGACGTTTTGACAGAACTCTTCTAGAGCCGCATAATAATAATTGGAACCTTGAGTTTTACCCCCTCATTAATAATGGAATTATTAATAAACGAATAAAGTGGCACTTGATGATAGACTGGTTCTGGGCACCCCAACATAGCTGAGCCCACTCTAGGAAGATCAGACCTTATCTCTATTAGAGCTCGATACATGAGCCTACTTACAAGCTCAGGCATTACTTTTATGAACCAGATTAGGTTCAAGCCTACACGTGAGAGGCCTGACTCAATTAATCTACTGGACTCGTAGAGCAACAAACCCCTTAACGTCTGAGATCGTGTCCACATGACAGCGGATGGAATTAAATGATCGCCTGACGATGAGAAATGATGCAGTATGTACGTACGTATAGTCAAGTGTGACTATGATGGAAAATACAAGTGCATAATGGTGGTTGTACATCAATTGAAAATCAAAAAacaagaataaaagaaaataaatgggATGGATCAAATTTACCAAAATACACTTTGAGACTATGTTTATTGAATTTCATTTGtcagaataaataaattatgtttgggacaaattatttttttaataaatcattaattttaaatttttagtaaaaTTATTGTTAAGAGAAATAATCAtaaatcttaaaatattaataaaataatgtacAATAAAAATAGAACTTAAAAACAAAAACACCGTCATATCAGCTacaacaagaaaataaaattaaaaaaaggaaaaatattacGCTCACAATTAAAGCACAAAAATCGCTATTCAAATAGACAAAACTGAAAACATGTATCCATGTCGGCTATATTTAACATACATATCACGTGCGTTAATTAAAAAAGGCCCAAAAGTAGTTGAAAAATATCAGTTGAAAGAAAAGCAGCGCTGGCTTTTTCAGGGTTCCTGCCTCTGCTCCTACCGCCGTTtcaaaacttattaaaaacagCATTTTCCacgtgaaaataaataaatatatatatatattaaaaaccaAATGTGTATGTGTTCATCGTTTACTAGTTGTCAATGAGCCGATATCTGTGGCCCCCACTTCACCGCTACCTGCCAATCCACCCTCCTCcttattcttcttctctctctctatatatataagcCCATTTCTCTCTTCCGAAAAACCAAATCTCGATCTACTTCTCCTTGAATTTTCAATTTCTCTCATCTAATCATGAACTGCAATCTCGAGCTCCGCCTCTTTCCCACCTCCGATGAAGACCACAGCCATCCTCAAACAGAGAGTTATTCAAACGATCAAGAACCAccgcagcagcagcagcagcagcaaaaGCCACAGAAGCTAACGATATTCTACAATGGAACAGTCTGTGTTTGCGATGCTACAGAGCTTCAGGCGAAAGCCATTCTGATGTTGGCTAGCCGAGAAATGGAggataataaaataagaaaattttcaaGTGGACCTTCTTCATCTTCATCGTCGTCGGGAAAACCTGTATCGCCAATTCGGACATCACCTCCGCCGGTCTATAGCTCTAAAAACAATACTGCCTTGTCGATGAAGAGATCACTCCAAAGGTTCCTTCAAAAGAGAAATAATCGGATGCAAGCAACTTACCCCTACAACATGAATCGGCGGCCGCAAGCGTGCAGGCTCAATCTCCATTGATGCATTGAGGGATTcactttaattttcttttttcaattcgCATGAAATGGACATAGAGTCTCCCTTGTTTTTCCATAAATTTTACATTAATAGAATGAgattatactttttttttatgagcataattacatattaattttttgtttattagttgataaaaaataaaaacttctcCAATTATGTAGATGATGTATCTAAACGGCAGACATTTTCCCTCTCAATCTATGTAAACTTGTTAAAATGTAAGTTTTAAGATTTTACCATagtataaattttgatttttaatatataattttacaaatagtTAACTGCTAcacattagaaaatattaaaagctATTATACATAAAGGAATTAACAAGATTTGGAAAGAAAATCGCCTAATCTAATTTGGTTAAatgattattaatatattattcgaATGATAGATCAAATTTGAGTTCCATTTCctcaatttctttaaaaaacaaacaaattagCTGGAAAAATTTTAGATACAA
Protein-coding sequences here:
- the LOC110605476 gene encoding protein TIFY 5A yields the protein MNCNLELRLFPTSDEDHSHPQTESYSNDQEPPQQQQQQQKPQKLTIFYNGTVCVCDATELQAKAILMLASREMEDNKIRKFSSGPSSSSSSSGKPVSPIRTSPPPVYSSKNNTALSMKRSLQRFLQKRNNRMQATYPYNMNRRPQACRLNLH